From one Coffea eugenioides isolate CCC68of chromosome 11, Ceug_1.0, whole genome shotgun sequence genomic stretch:
- the LOC113753071 gene encoding leucoanthocyanidin reductase-like isoform X2, producing the protein MLEKGEDSDRRQKIKGSVNDQEFMEKTLKEHEIDIVISAVGGGNLLEQVILIRAMKAVGTIKRFLPSEFGHDVDRAEPVEPGLTMYNEKRRVRRLIEESGVPYTYICCNSIASWPYYDNTHPSEVSPPLDQFQIYGDGSVKAYFVAGADIGKFTVKATEDVRTLNKIVHFRPSCNFLNINELATLWEKKIGRTLPRVVVSEDDLLAAAEENIIPQSVVASFTHDIFIKGCQVNFPVDGPNEIEVSSLYPDEPFQTMDECFNEFAGKIEEDKKHVVGTKGKNIAHRLVDVLTAPKLCA; encoded by the exons GGTTCTGTCAATGACCAAGAATTCATGGAAAAGACTTTGAAAGAGCATGAGATAGACATAGTTATATCAGCTGTCGGTGGAGGCAATTTACTAGAGCAAGTTATCCTCATCCGTGCCATGAAGGCTGTTGGTACTATTAAG agattCTTGCCCTCCGAGTTTGGGCATGATGTGGACAGAGCGGAGCCAGTGGAGCCAGGGCTGACCATGTACAATGAAAAACGAAGAGTCCGAAGGTTGATTGAGGAATCAGGAGTACCATATACTTACATTTGCTGCAACTCAATTGCCTCGTGGCCCTATTATGATAATACCCACCCTTCTGAGGTTTCGCCACCATTGGATCAGTTCCAAATTTATGGCGACGGCAGCGTCAAGG CTTACTTTGTAGCCGGAGCAGATATTGGAAAATTTACTGTCAAAGCAACAGAGGATGTTCGGACCCTGAACAAAATCGTTCATTTCCGGCCCTCATGCAATTTTCTCAACATCAATGAACTGGCTACTTTGTGGGAGAAGAAAATTGGACGTACCCTTCCTAGAGTTGTTGTATCCGAAGATGACCTGCTTGCTGCAGCAGAAG AGAATATAATCCCACAAAGCGTGGTTGCATCATTCACCCATGACATTTTCATAAAGGGCTGCCAAGTAAACTTCCCTGTGGACGGACCTAATGAAATTGAAGTCAGTAGCCTGTATCCAGATGAGCCCTTTCAAACCATGGATGAATGCTTCAATGAATTTGCAGGCAAAATAGAAGAAGACAAGAAGCATGTTGTTGGCACTAAGGGGAAGAATATTGCACATCGCCTAGTTGACGTTCTTACCGCCCCCAAACTCTGCGCTTGA
- the LOC113753699 gene encoding transcription factor bHLH30 isoform X1 has translation MCDNNIEDQQTDHSSPQTITNSAIQGFQEKLHLQPSGLEMQQHNSTDAYLAAAGGGRSSGGGGLMFPEVSPILPWTIPQVHSFNPVHQFRDHDPFLLPPPPSPYGGLFNRRPPPPGLQFAYEGSSSDHLRLISDTCLGQVVQASSAAPFGLQAELQKMTAQEIMDAKALAASKSHSEAERRRRERINNHLAKLRSLLPNTTKTDKASLLAEVIQHVKELKRQTSLIAESTPVPTEIDELTVDNASDEDGKLVIRASLCCEDRSDLLPDLIKTLKSLRLRTLKAEITTLGGRVKNVLFITGEDDTDSDDQQQQQQQYSISSIQEALKAVMEKTNGDESGSGNVKRQRTNINILEHRSL, from the exons ATGTGCGACAACAACATTGAAGATCAACAAACTGATCATTCTTCTCCTCAAACCATAACAAATAGTGCTATTCAGGGCTTCCAAGAAAAGTTACATCTTCAACCAAGCGGGCTAGAGATGCAGCAACACAACAGTACTGATGCATACTTGGCAGCTGCTGGTGGAGGAAGGTCATCAGGAGGAGGAGGACTGATGTTCCCAGAAGTATCACCAATCTTGCCATGGACAATCCCTCAAGTTCACAGCTTCAATCCAGTTCATCAGTTTCGCGATCACGACCCTTTTCTTCTCCCTCCACCACCATCACCCTACGGGGGTTTATTCAATAGGAGACCTCCTCCTCCTGGTCTGCAGTTTGCGTATGAGGGTTCATCATCAGACCATCTCAGGCTTATTTCTGACACCTGTTTAGGTCAAGTGGTTCAAGCTAGTTCAGCAGCTCCTTTTGGGCTTCAAGCTGAGTTGCAAAAAATGACTGCTCAAGAGATCATGGATGCTAAAGCTCTAGCTGCTTCCAAAAGTCATAGTGAAGCTGAGAGGAGACGAAGGGAAAGAATCAATAATCATCTTGCTAAGCTTCGCAGCTTGCTCCCTAATACCACCAAA ACGGATAAGGCATCATTGCTGGCTGAAGTAATACAACATGTGAAGGAGCTAAAGAGGCAGACTTCTTTGATAGCTGAATCAACACCAGTTCCAACTGAGATTGATGAGTTAACAGTTGATAATGCGTCTGATGAGGACGGTAAGTTGGTGATAAGAGCTTCATTGTGCTGCGAAGACAGGTCTGATCTCTTGCCTGATCTCATTAAGACATTAAAGAGTCTGAGGTTGAGAACACTGAAGGCTGAAATAACAACTCTTGGTGGTAGAGTTAAGAATGTTTTGTTCATCACTGGGGAGGATGATACAGACAGTGATgaccagcagcagcagcagcaacagtACTCTATCAGCTCAATACAGGAAGCCCTTAAAGCAGTTATGGAGAAAACCAACGGTGATGAGTCCGGTTCAGGGAATGTTAAGAGACAAAGAACCAACATAAATATCCTTGAACATAGGTCCCTTTAA
- the LOC113753069 gene encoding uncharacterized protein LOC113753069: MSWRRVLKSLQAVLAHGFLFTFTLLLALKLDRTLHHSWWVIFLPLWLFHVVVARGRFSLPAPSMPHDRHWAPFHAVMAIPLLVAFELLLCIYLENHDAVNLKIVFLPLLAFETAILVDNVRMCRALMPGEEESMSDEAIWETLPHFWVAISMVFFIAATIFTLLKLCGDVAALGWWDLFINYGVAECFAFLICTKWHNPAIHRRSHVRPASSSAATVTHLSWNSGLVVSSDEDYQQSRLCSLQDIGGHVMKVPLIGFQILLFMRLEGTPSSARHIPIPVLFAPLLLLQGAGFLFAIYRFVEKLIMLLHSDTGAGIYFRISTPVCNYLGFMHHGSRLLGWWSIDESSSEEQARLYYAGTSGYSTFSPDAVKKMPKSELAEEIWRLQAALSEQTEVTKFSQEEFERLQNEKILCRVCFEEQIDTVLLPCRHHILCSTCSEKCKKCPVCRVYIEERMPVYDV, encoded by the exons ATGAGTTGGAGAAGAGTTCTCAAGTCTTTGCAAGCAGTTTTAGCTCATGGGTTCCTCTTCACTTTCACTCTTCTTCTCGCTCTAAAGCTTGATCGAACGCTTCATCATTCTTGGTG GGtcatttttcttcctctctggTTGTTTCATGTAGTAGTAGCAAGGGGTAGATTCTCTTTACCTGCTCCTTCGATGCCACATGATCGCCAT TGGGCACCATTTCATGCTGTCATGGCGATACCATTGCTTGTTGCTTTTGAGCTACTTCTCTGTATATATCTCGAGAACCATGATG CTGTGAATCTGAAGATTGTATTTTTGCCCTTGCTAGCATTTGAAACAGCAATTTTGGTTGATAATGTTAG GATGTGCAGGGCTTTAATGCCAGGGGAGGAGGAAAGCATGAGCGATGAAGCAATATGGGAAACCCTGCCT CACTTTTGGGTGGCAATCTCCATGGTCTTTTTTATTGCTGCAACAATCTTCACTCTGTTGAAGCTGTGTG GTGATGTTGCTGCTCTTGGTTGGTGGGACTTGTTCATTAACTATGG TGTTGCAGAGTGTTTTGCCTTTCTTATTTGCACAAAGTGGCATAATCCTGCAATTCATAGACGTTCCCATGTTAGACCAGCCAGCTCATCTGCAGCAACAGTTACGCATCTAAGCTGGAATAGTGGATTAGTAGTATCCTCAGATGAAGATTATCAACAGAGTAGGCTGTGCAGCTTGCAGGACATTGGTGGGCATGTGATGAAAGTTCCTCTAATAGGTTTCCAGATCCTGCTTTTCATGCGCTTAGAG GGAACACCATCCAGTGCTAGACATATACCAATTCCAGTCCTCTTTGCTCCCCTTTTGTTGCTGCAAGGAGCTGGGTTTTTATTTGCTATCTATCGCTTTGTGGAGAAACTTATTATGCTCCTGCATAGTGATACTGGTGCAGGAATCTATTTTAGGATATCCACACCTGTTTGTAATTATTTGGGGTTTATGCATCATGGATCAAG GTTGTTGGGTTGGTGGTCAATTGATGAATCAAGTAGCGAAGAGCAAGCACGCCTTTATTATGCTGGAACATCAGG GTACAGCACATTCTCACCCGATGCTGTAAAGAAAATGCCAAAATCTGAACTGGCCGAGGAG ATATGGAGGCTACAAGCAGCATTGAGTGAGCAAACAGAGGTCACTAAGTTTAGCCAGGAGGAGTTTGAAAGACTTCAAAAT GAAAAAATTCTATGTAGAGTTTGCTTTGAGGAGCAGATAGATACAGTTCTGCTTCCTTGTAGGCATCACATTCTTTGCAG CACCTGCAGtgaaaagtgcaaaaagtgcCCTGTGTGCCGTGTATATATCGAGGAACGCATGCCTGTATATGATGTGTAG
- the LOC113753699 gene encoding transcription factor bHLH30 isoform X2, protein MQQHNSTDAYLAAAGGGRSSGGGGLMFPEVSPILPWTIPQVHSFNPVHQFRDHDPFLLPPPPSPYGGLFNRRPPPPGLQFAYEGSSSDHLRLISDTCLGQVVQASSAAPFGLQAELQKMTAQEIMDAKALAASKSHSEAERRRRERINNHLAKLRSLLPNTTKTDKASLLAEVIQHVKELKRQTSLIAESTPVPTEIDELTVDNASDEDGKLVIRASLCCEDRSDLLPDLIKTLKSLRLRTLKAEITTLGGRVKNVLFITGEDDTDSDDQQQQQQQYSISSIQEALKAVMEKTNGDESGSGNVKRQRTNINILEHRSL, encoded by the exons ATGCAGCAACACAACAGTACTGATGCATACTTGGCAGCTGCTGGTGGAGGAAGGTCATCAGGAGGAGGAGGACTGATGTTCCCAGAAGTATCACCAATCTTGCCATGGACAATCCCTCAAGTTCACAGCTTCAATCCAGTTCATCAGTTTCGCGATCACGACCCTTTTCTTCTCCCTCCACCACCATCACCCTACGGGGGTTTATTCAATAGGAGACCTCCTCCTCCTGGTCTGCAGTTTGCGTATGAGGGTTCATCATCAGACCATCTCAGGCTTATTTCTGACACCTGTTTAGGTCAAGTGGTTCAAGCTAGTTCAGCAGCTCCTTTTGGGCTTCAAGCTGAGTTGCAAAAAATGACTGCTCAAGAGATCATGGATGCTAAAGCTCTAGCTGCTTCCAAAAGTCATAGTGAAGCTGAGAGGAGACGAAGGGAAAGAATCAATAATCATCTTGCTAAGCTTCGCAGCTTGCTCCCTAATACCACCAAA ACGGATAAGGCATCATTGCTGGCTGAAGTAATACAACATGTGAAGGAGCTAAAGAGGCAGACTTCTTTGATAGCTGAATCAACACCAGTTCCAACTGAGATTGATGAGTTAACAGTTGATAATGCGTCTGATGAGGACGGTAAGTTGGTGATAAGAGCTTCATTGTGCTGCGAAGACAGGTCTGATCTCTTGCCTGATCTCATTAAGACATTAAAGAGTCTGAGGTTGAGAACACTGAAGGCTGAAATAACAACTCTTGGTGGTAGAGTTAAGAATGTTTTGTTCATCACTGGGGAGGATGATACAGACAGTGATgaccagcagcagcagcagcaacagtACTCTATCAGCTCAATACAGGAAGCCCTTAAAGCAGTTATGGAGAAAACCAACGGTGATGAGTCCGGTTCAGGGAATGTTAAGAGACAAAGAACCAACATAAATATCCTTGAACATAGGTCCCTTTAA